GGCCGTCCGGCTGCGGCAAGTCGACCCTGCTGCGCGTGGCTGCCGGGCTACTCCCGGCGAGCGCGGGCAGCGTCGTCGCCGACGCCGGGCGCTCGAGCTTCGTCTTCCAGGAGCCGGCGCTCCTGCCCTGGCGCACGGTCGAGCGCAACTGCCTCGTGCCCCTGGAGCTGACGCGCGTGGCGAAGGCCGAGCGACGCCAGCGGGTGCGCGAGACGCTCGAGCTCGTGCAGCTGCTGCCGTGGAGCCGGTACTACCCGCACCAGCTCTCGGGCGGGATGAAGATGCGCGCCGCGCTCGCCCGAGCCCTCGTCGTCGACGCCGCGATCATGTACCTCGACGAGCCGTTCTCCGCGATCGACGAGCTCAACCGGGCGGCGCTGAACGAGTACCTCAGCAGACTGTGGCTCGGGCGGCGCTTCGCCGCCCTCTTCGTCACGCACTCGATCTCCGAGGCCGCCTTCCTCGCCGAGCGCGTCCTCGTGATGTCAGCGCGCCCCGGCCGCATCGTCGGCGAGGTTCGCGTCCCCTTCCCCTTCCCGCGAGACTCGTGGCTGCGCACCACCGAGGAGTTCGTGCGCATCGAGCGGGAGGTCGTCGCCCTCCTGCGGGGAGTGACGCTGCCGGCCGCCCCTGCGGGAGCGGCGAGCGAACGAGGCGGCCTCGATGGTGGCTACTGACCTCGAGCCAGCGGCGAGGGCGTCGGCCGCCCCGGCGCGGCACCCTCGCCGGCGTGGCCACGGCCGTTTCGCCTACCGGGTCGCGCGCGTCCTCATGCCGCTCGCGGTGGCCGGCGTCTTCCTCCTCGTGTGGGATGCCGTCGCCCTCACCGCCTTCGCCGGCAAGGGCTACCTCCTGCCGGACCCGGCGTCCGTCGCGGCCGCAATGAAGGAGAACATCGGCCTCCTGCTCCGGGCGACGTGGGACACCTTCATCGAGTCGGCCGAGGGCTTCGTCGCCGGCGGCGCCGTCGGCATCGCGCTCGCCGTCGCGATGAGCCTGTCCCGGCTGGTCGGCGACGCGCTCTACCCCGTCGCCGTCGTCTTCCAGACCGTCCCCGTCATCGCCGTCGCCCCGATCCTCATCCTCCTGCTCCACTACGGCCGGCCGGCGATCATCGCGATCGTCGTCCTCGTCACCTTCTTCCCCATCCTCTCCAACACCCTCGGTGGTCTCCGGGACACGAACCCCAACCACGCGGAGCTCTTCCGCCTCTACCGTGCCTCCCACCTCCACGTGCTGTGGAAGCTGAAGTTCCCCCAGGCGCTGCCGGCGACCTTCGCCGGCTTCCGCATCGCGGCAGGCCTCGCCGTGGTCGGGGCGACCGTCGGGGAGTTCCTCATCGGCGAGACCGGCGGACGCCCCGGCCTCGGTGTCCTCCTCGTCACGACCCAGCAGGAGCTCAAGACCCCGCTGCTGTTCGGCGCGGCCGGGTTCGCGACGGCCCTCGCGGTGCTCTTCTTCCTCGTCGTCAACTGGGTCGCCCGCCTCGTCCTGCACCGTTGGACGGCAGCCTGAGGCCCGCGTCGATCGACCCCGCGAAGGAGGAACGATGAAGCTCACGGTGAGCGACTTCCCGGGCAAGGGCTTCGGCCCGAACGCCCGCCAGATGGTCGAGCTCGCCCGGGTGGCCGAGGCCGTCGGCGTCCACCGCTTCGGGGTGAGCGACTACCCGTTCCGTCAGGACTGCACGACCTTGATGACCGCCTGCCTCGAGGCGACGACGACGCTCGAGGTGGAGAGCCTCGTCACGACCCCGTACCGCCACGCCCCGGACCTCACGGCCTGCGCCTTCGCGACGATGGCGGAGCTGTCGGGCGGGCGGGCGATCCTCGGCATCGGCAAGGGTGGCGGCGCCGCCGACACCTGGGTTGCCCCGTGGGGCTGGGACCGGCCGTCGCCCAGAGCCGCGGTGCGCGACCTCGTCACCGTCTGCCGGACGATGTGGGCGGGGGGCAAGCCCCCCCTCGAGGGCGAGGTGCTCCGCTCGAGCGGGCGCGAGCTCAGCTTCTCCCCGGGGCACCCGGTCCCGATCCTCATCGCGGCACGCGGGCGACGGATGCTCGCGCTCGCCGCGGAGCTCGCCGACATCGTGCACATCGCCACGCCCTTCCTCGGCCGGCGCTACATGGCCGCGGACGTCGAGCACGTGCTGCGCGCCGCCGAGGCGGCTGGACGCGGGCCGAGGAGCTTCGAGATCGACCTCACCGTTGCGCTCTCGGTGTCGGCGGACCGGGACTTCGCCCGGTCGACCGCGAAGCTCATCGCGGCGGTCGGGGTGCTGTGGATGGCGAACGCCGAGCGGCGCGAGCCGTCGGGCGAGCTCATCTCGCGGCGAGCCGTCGCGACGCCCGAGGAGTTCGACGTCCCGCGCTCGACGATCGAGGCCATCTCGACGGAGTGGAACATGTGGAGCGGCGAGCGCCTCTCCGACCGGGTCGCCGCGCTCATCGACGACGGCGTCCTCGCGCAGTTCACCGTGGCGGGCGCCCCCGGCGAGTGTCGCGAGCGCCTCCTCGAGATCGCCGAGGCGCTGCCCGACGTGACGGGCCTGCGCTTCAAGCTGCCGCCGCTCACCGGCGAGGAGGCCTACCCGCGCCTTCGGGAGATGATCGAGATCGTCGGCAGCTTCGACGAGCTCCGCTCCCTCCGGCGCCCGGCGTGAGGCGCGCGCGGTGACCGGTCGCGCGCTGGCGCGGCCATCGTACGCTCACGGCGCGTGCGACGTCCCGCTGATGGGACAGACGATCGGAGACAACCTCGCCGCGACGGCGCGGCGCTTCCCCGACGCCGAGGCGCTCGTCTCGTGCCACCAGGGCGTGCGCTACACCTACGCCGAGCTCGACGCCCACGTCGACGCGCTCGCCGGCGGGCTCGTGTCGCTCGGCCTGCGACCCGGCGAGCGGGTCGGGGTGTGGAGCCCGAACTGTGCCGAGTGGGTGCTCCTCCAGTACGCGACGGCCCGAGCCGGCCTCGTCCTCGTCAGCCTCAACCCCGCCTACCGCGCCCGCGAGCTCGAGTACGCGCTGCGCCAGTCCGGGTGCCGGGCGCTCTTCACGGCGCGCTCGTACCGCAGCTCGGACTACGCCGCGATGGTCGCCGAGGTGCGCCCGCGCCTGCCTGCCCTCGAGCACGTCGTCCACCTCGCCTCGCGTGAGTGGGAGGAGGTCCAGGCCGCGGGCGGGGAGCGGACGGCGCCGAGCTGCGCCGGGTCTGCGCGTCGCTCGGCTTCGACGACCCGATCAACATCCAGTACACGAGCGGGACGACGGGCCTGCCGAAGGGCGCGACGCTCTCGCACCACAACCTGCTCAACAACGGCTTCTTCATCGGCGAGCGCTGCCGCTACAGCGAGCGCGACCGCGTCTGCCTGCCCGTCCCCTTCTACCACTGCTTCGGGATGGTGCTTGGAAACCTCGCCTGCACGACGCACGGCGCGGCGATCGTCGTCCCGTGCCCGACCTTCGACGCGCGCGCCGTGCTCGAGGCGGTCGAGGCAGAGCGCTGCACCTCCCTCTACGGCGTGCCGACGATGTTCATCGCCGAGCTCGCCGACCCCGAGTTCGGGCGCTTCGACCTGTCGTCGCTGCGCACCGGGATCATGGCCGGCTCTCCCTGCCCCGTCGAGGTGATGCAGCGCGTCATCGACCTGATGCACCTACACGAGCTGACGATCTGCTACGGGATGACGGAGACGTCCCCGGTGTCGACCCAGACCTGCGCCGAGGACGACCTCGACCGGCGGGTCCGCACGGTCGGACGGGTGCACCCCCACGTCGAGGTGCAGATCGTCGACCCGACCGGGCGCGCCGTCGCGCGCGGGGAGGTGGGCGAGCTGTGGACCCGCGGCTACAGCGTCATGCTCGGCTACTGGGACGACCCCGAGCGCACCCGCGAGGTCATCGACTCGGCGCGCTGGCTGCACACCGGCGACCTCGCCACGATGGACGAGGACGGCTACGTGAGCATCGTCGGGCGCATCTCCGACCTCGTCATCCGCGGCGGCGAGAACGTCTACCCCCGCGAGGTCGAGGAGTTCCTCTACGGGCACCCCGACGTCCTCGACGTCCAGGTGGTCGGTGTGCCCGACCCCCTCTACGGCGAGGAGCTCGTCGCCTGGGTGCGTCCGAGGCCGGGCTCGGCGCTCACCGAGCAGGAGGTGCGCGCCTGGTGCGCCGGCAGGATCGCCCACTTCAAGGTGCCCCGCTACGTGCTGTTCACCGACGAGTTCCCGCTGACCGTGACCGGCAAGGTCCAGAAGTTCGTGCTGCGCCAGAAGGCCGCCGAGCTCCTCGGTCTCGCGAGCGCAGCGGCGGAGTCCTGAGGTGCGAGCGCCCTCCCCGACGTCGGCGCGTCGCGCCGACGGGGAGGCGAGCGAGGTCCTCGCCGAGCTCGACGCCTTCGTCGCGTCGACCGTGGCCCCCCTCGAGGCAGCCCACGCCGAGCTCCTCGCGGATCCGAGGCGGCGGTACGCTCCGAGCGGCGTGCTCAGCCCCGCGGTGGTCGCGCTGCGGCGCGAGGTGCGCGTGGCGGCCGCCGACGCCGGCCTCTACCAGCTCGCGGTGCCCGCCGAGCTCGGCGGGCGCGGCGCGCCGGCGAGCCTCCAGTTCGCCGTCTTCGAGCACCTCCACGCGAGCTGCGGACCGGATCGCCTCCTGCCCTACGACGCCGTCGGCCACTTCACGAGCGGGCCCGGCGGGGCGCTCGGCGCGCTCAGCGACGAGGTACGCGAGACGGTGTGGCCCGAGATCCTCTCGGGCCGGTCCCTGCTGTGCTTCGCCCTCTCGGAGCCAGAGGGGGCACCCGAGACGACAGCGCTCGAGCGCGACGGCGACTTCGTGCTGAACGGCACGAAGTGCTGGGTCAGCCGGGGCGGCTACGCGGACTACGCCCTCGTCTACGCGCGCACCGGGGACGGGCCGCCCGACACCAGGGCGACGAGCGCCTTCCTCGTGCCCCTCGCCGCGCGCGGCGTCGCCGTCGGCCCGGCGAGCCGCCTGTTCGGACGCGTCGGCGGGGAGGAGGTGACGCTCGCGCTGCGGGATGTCCGCGTACCTCGCTCGCACCTCGTCGGGGCGCTCCACGGCGGCGCCACCCTCGCCGCGTCGGGCGCCCCCGCAGCGACGATGCACGCCGCGGGACGCTTCGTCGGCCTCGCACGCTTCGCCCTCGAGCGCGCGCTTCGCGAGCTCGCCGACCGGCCCGTGGCGCGCCGGGACAGCGAGGCGCTCCTCGCCGACGCGGCGATCGACTGGCACGGCGTTCGCCAGATGGCCCTCGACTGCGCCGAGCGCCTCGAGAGCGGCGCCGACGCGACCTTCGAGATGGCGGCCGTGCGCCTCGCCGCCCCGGCGATGTGCAGCCGCGTCCACGAGCG
The nucleotide sequence above comes from Acidimicrobiales bacterium. Encoded proteins:
- a CDS encoding ABC transporter ATP-binding protein, yielding MTIDERVGTGPALRLESVEVSFPAPTGGEVAALGPVSLEIEPGEFVALVGPSGCGKSTLLRVAAGLLPASAGSVVADAGRSSFVFQEPALLPWRTVERNCLVPLELTRVAKAERRQRVRETLELVQLLPWSRYYPHQLSGGMKMRAALARALVVDAAIMYLDEPFSAIDELNRAALNEYLSRLWLGRRFAALFVTHSISEAAFLAERVLVMSARPGRIVGEVRVPFPFPRDSWLRTTEEFVRIEREVVALLRGVTLPAAPAGAASERGGLDGGY
- a CDS encoding AMP-binding protein, whose protein sequence is MGGGPGRGRGADGAELRRVCASLGFDDPINIQYTSGTTGLPKGATLSHHNLLNNGFFIGERCRYSERDRVCLPVPFYHCFGMVLGNLACTTHGAAIVVPCPTFDARAVLEAVEAERCTSLYGVPTMFIAELADPEFGRFDLSSLRTGIMAGSPCPVEVMQRVIDLMHLHELTICYGMTETSPVSTQTCAEDDLDRRVRTVGRVHPHVEVQIVDPTGRAVARGEVGELWTRGYSVMLGYWDDPERTREVIDSARWLHTGDLATMDEDGYVSIVGRISDLVIRGGENVYPREVEEFLYGHPDVLDVQVVGVPDPLYGEELVAWVRPRPGSALTEQEVRAWCAGRIAHFKVPRYVLFTDEFPLTVTGKVQKFVLRQKAAELLGLASAAAES
- a CDS encoding LLM class flavin-dependent oxidoreductase; the protein is MKLTVSDFPGKGFGPNARQMVELARVAEAVGVHRFGVSDYPFRQDCTTLMTACLEATTTLEVESLVTTPYRHAPDLTACAFATMAELSGGRAILGIGKGGGAADTWVAPWGWDRPSPRAAVRDLVTVCRTMWAGGKPPLEGEVLRSSGRELSFSPGHPVPILIAARGRRMLALAAELADIVHIATPFLGRRYMAADVEHVLRAAEAAGRGPRSFEIDLTVALSVSADRDFARSTAKLIAAVGVLWMANAERREPSGELISRRAVATPEEFDVPRSTIEAISTEWNMWSGERLSDRVAALIDDGVLAQFTVAGAPGECRERLLEIAEALPDVTGLRFKLPPLTGEEAYPRLREMIEIVGSFDELRSLRRPA
- a CDS encoding ABC transporter permease translates to MVATDLEPAARASAAPARHPRRRGHGRFAYRVARVLMPLAVAGVFLLVWDAVALTAFAGKGYLLPDPASVAAAMKENIGLLLRATWDTFIESAEGFVAGGAVGIALAVAMSLSRLVGDALYPVAVVFQTVPVIAVAPILILLLHYGRPAIIAIVVLVTFFPILSNTLGGLRDTNPNHAELFRLYRASHLHVLWKLKFPQALPATFAGFRIAAGLAVVGATVGEFLIGETGGRPGLGVLLVTTQQELKTPLLFGAAGFATALAVLFFLVVNWVARLVLHRWTAA
- a CDS encoding acyl-CoA dehydrogenase family protein; translation: MRAPSPTSARRADGEASEVLAELDAFVASTVAPLEAAHAELLADPRRRYAPSGVLSPAVVALRREVRVAAADAGLYQLAVPAELGGRGAPASLQFAVFEHLHASCGPDRLLPYDAVGHFTSGPGGALGALSDEVRETVWPEILSGRSLLCFALSEPEGAPETTALERDGDFVLNGTKCWVSRGGYADYALVYARTGDGPPDTRATSAFLVPLAARGVAVGPASRLFGRVGGEEVTLALRDVRVPRSHLVGALHGGATLAASGAPAATMHAAGRFVGLARFALERALRELADRPVARRDSEALLADAAIDWHGVRQMALDCAERLESGADATFEMAAVRLAAPAMCSRVHERVAEILGGDGLRNEERLFDGWHQSRTVLAAAGSDRSLRGALVASLLARRGEGASTDR